A single genomic interval of Osmerus eperlanus chromosome 14, fOsmEpe2.1, whole genome shotgun sequence harbors:
- the hdhd2 gene encoding haloacid dehalogenase-like hydrolase domain-containing protein 2: MASRRALKAVLIDLSGTLHVEDCAVPGAQEALRSRLRQSSVAVKFVTNTTKECRRSLLERLQRLNFDLEEREIFTSLSAARRLLEQRRERPLLLVEDSALEDFSGLDTSEPNAVVIGLAPEHFNYQTLNKAFRLVLEGASLIAIHKARYYRRQDGLALGPGPFVAGLEYATERQAEVVGKPEQSFFLEALRELGCSPEDAIMIGDDARDDVGGAQKAGMKGILVKTGKYREGDEKISPPPYLTCDDFVQAVDHILHHLV; this comes from the exons ATGGCGAGCAGACGGGCGTTAAAGGCGGTGCTAATTGACCTAAGCGGAACACTCCATGTAGAGGACTGTGCTGTTCCCGGGGCCCAGGAAGCCCTCCGCAG CAGGTTACGTCAGTCCTCAGTGGCCGTGAAGTTTGTGACCAACACCACCAAGGAGTGTAGGCGGAGCCTTTTGGAGCGGCTGCAACGGCTGAACTTTGACCTGGAGGAGCGGGAGATCTTCACCTCGCTGAGCGCGGCACGTCGCctgctggagcagaggagagagcgcCCCCTGCTGCTAGTGGAGGACAGCGCTCTGGAGGACTTCTCAG GTCTGGACACGTCCGAGCCCAACGCTGTGGTGATAGGACTAGCACCCGAACACTTCAACTACCAGACACTGAACAAGGCCTTCAG gctggttctggagggtgccTCCCTCATAGCCATTCACAAGGCCCGGTACTACCGCCGGCAGGACGGGCTGGCGCTGGGGCCCGGTCCGTTTGTGGCGGGACTAGAGTACGCCACAGAGCGGCAGGCGGAGGTGGTGGGCAAACCTGAGCAGAGCTTCTTCCTGGAGGCTCTCCGAGAGCTGGGCTGCAGCCCTGAGGACGCCATCATGATAGGAGAC GACGCACGGGACGATGTTGGCGGTGCCCAGAAGGCAGGCATGAAGGGAATCCTAGTTAAAACTG GTAAATACAGGGAGGGTGATGAGAAGATTTCCCCTCCTCCATATCTGACCTGTGATGACTTTGTCCAGGCTGTAGACCACATCCTTCATCACCTGGTCTAG
- the ier3ip1 gene encoding immediate early response 3-interacting protein 1 — protein sequence MAFTFYALIQTAILCVNAVAVLHEERFLSKIGWSAQHGTGGFGDDPSINAQLLILIRSVKTVMRVPLILVNSVCIVLLLLFG from the exons ATGGCGTTTACATTCTATGCTCTCATCCAAACGGCTATTCTCTGTGTCAATGCTGTTGCAGTGTTACATGAAGAAAGGTTCCTTAGCAAAA TTGGGTGGAGTGCGCAACATGGCACCGGAGGGTTTGGCGATGACCCATCGATAAACGCTCAACTTCTGATCCTGATTCGTTCTGTCAAAACTGTTATGAGAG TGCCGCTGATTTTAGTGAATTCAGTCTGCATCGTTCTTCTGCTGCTGTTCGGCTGA